A stretch of Allostreptomyces psammosilenae DNA encodes these proteins:
- a CDS encoding ArsR/SmtB family transcription factor: MKDVEVIQDPAVAEVTLDPVRARLLAALAEPGSATTLAAQVGLTRQKANYHLRALEQHGLVELVEERRKGNVTERILRATAASYVISPAALPAVAPEPGRVTDQLSAQWLLALAARLVREVGELITRARAARQRLASFAIDGEVRFASAADRAAFAEELGDAVKSLISKYHDTTAPGGRPHRIVVALHPSITRDADGTPISATSGTAATNPSTSTSTSTSSTQE; this comes from the coding sequence GTGAAGGACGTCGAAGTGATCCAGGATCCGGCCGTCGCGGAGGTCACGCTGGACCCGGTCCGAGCCCGGCTGCTGGCCGCGCTCGCCGAGCCGGGCTCGGCCACCACCCTGGCCGCCCAGGTCGGGCTGACCAGGCAGAAGGCCAACTACCACCTGCGCGCCCTGGAACAACACGGTCTGGTGGAGCTGGTCGAGGAACGTCGCAAGGGCAACGTCACCGAGCGGATCCTGAGGGCCACCGCCGCCTCCTACGTGATCTCCCCGGCCGCGCTGCCCGCCGTGGCGCCCGAGCCGGGGCGGGTCACCGACCAGCTCTCCGCGCAGTGGCTGCTCGCCCTCGCCGCCCGGCTGGTGCGCGAGGTCGGCGAGCTGATCACCAGGGCCCGGGCGGCCCGGCAGCGCCTGGCGTCGTTCGCCATCGACGGCGAGGTCCGTTTCGCCTCGGCGGCCGACCGCGCCGCCTTCGCCGAGGAGCTGGGCGACGCCGTGAAGTCGCTGATCAGCAAGTACCACGACACCACCGCGCCGGGCGGCCGACCGCACCGCATCGTCGTCGCCCTGCATCCCAGCATCACCCGCGACGCGGACGGCACACCCATCAGCGCCACCAGCGGCACGGCCGCCACCAACCCAAGCACCAGCACCAGCACCAGCACCAGCAGCACACAGGAGTGA
- a CDS encoding ATP-binding protein, which produces MTSLPPHHLTIPIPPTYADPTALRHEIDAATAPLPHFHWRLRNEPASVTLARRLTAAALTHWRVTAPADALLVVSELVGNGVLHGAGDVTLRLHRDADLLRIAVTDTGSGTPAPRYPDPHETNGRGLVIVDELTAGRWGVHHLTGGTTVWAVLPTALPRQAARPHPPHPAAPRHSGDC; this is translated from the coding sequence GTGACCTCCCTCCCACCCCACCACCTGACCATCCCCATCCCTCCCACCTACGCGGACCCGACCGCCCTCCGCCACGAGATCGACGCCGCCACCGCGCCCCTCCCCCACTTCCACTGGCGCCTGCGCAACGAACCCGCCTCTGTCACCCTCGCCCGCCGGCTCACCGCCGCCGCCCTGACCCACTGGCGCGTCACGGCCCCCGCGGACGCCCTCCTCGTGGTCAGCGAACTGGTCGGCAACGGCGTCCTGCACGGCGCCGGAGACGTCACCCTCCGCCTCCACCGCGACGCCGACCTGCTCCGCATCGCCGTGACCGACACCGGCTCCGGTACCCCCGCCCCGCGCTACCCGGACCCCCACGAGACCAACGGCCGCGGCCTGGTCATCGTCGACGAACTCACCGCCGGCCGCTGGGGCGTCCACCACCTCACCGGCGGCACCACCGTCTGGGCCGTCCTACCGACGGCCCTCCCCCGGCAGGCCGCCCGCCCCCACCCCCCTCACCCCGCTGCCCCTCGTCACTCCGGCGACTGCTGA
- a CDS encoding glycerophosphodiester phosphodiesterase has protein sequence MTSDLRTRAGWSSRGLRAGLVAAAVAALLPTASSVGAQAADAPTGAEPTAAVISEDFSGGGLPAGWRAVEGEWTVRDGRLHGTSSSSSQQSRITFGPHLENFRIEATVRFESVLNAARWTAFGLDMAADGSTPWSIATVRSGSTASNGLEFAQRTTANTWNVTDTAAAPSAAGTGRDVHLAVEVHGNKARWFFDGAEALRTTRVARSADGGLGLVVNGAHVSFDDVTVTPLSDNGYLRPPGAAPTVIAHRGASSAAPENTIVANEVARRAGADLLEIDVQPSADGVPVVIHDSTVDRTTDGSGAVRKLTAAQIGALDAGSWFAPSFAGEEVPTFEAVLEDLRARGGDLLLEIKGAHSREEVATLVELIRAYGLTDRVFVQSFEVAALQYTRELAPELPLGLLRSTLDADPVAISRQLGLSAYNPSDAALATRPDVVDALHAAGVAVMVWTVDSPARWEALDAAGVDGIITNRPAELVGWNAAPRVEEPVAAEPTVRLAGLADGTVLDRAQRVRVDALATDAEDVRITVDGEEVAAGTELDLATMERGQHVVAATATGAGGTATATASFTLEASVTGLVRLVLDAEASAKDTEKMIDMIGAADYDKLADWADKHAGAELDAELARRLAEEARALGEA, from the coding sequence ATGACAAGCGATCTGCGTACTCGTGCCGGGTGGTCGTCACGCGGCCTGCGGGCCGGCCTGGTGGCCGCCGCCGTGGCCGCGCTGCTGCCCACCGCCTCCTCCGTCGGCGCCCAGGCCGCCGACGCTCCGACCGGCGCCGAGCCGACGGCCGCCGTGATCTCCGAGGACTTCTCGGGTGGCGGGCTGCCGGCGGGCTGGCGGGCCGTCGAGGGCGAGTGGACGGTGCGCGACGGACGGCTGCACGGGACGTCCTCCAGCAGCTCGCAGCAGAGCCGGATCACCTTCGGCCCGCACCTGGAGAACTTCCGGATCGAGGCCACGGTGCGCTTCGAGTCGGTGCTGAACGCCGCACGGTGGACGGCCTTCGGGCTGGACATGGCGGCCGACGGCTCCACCCCGTGGTCCATCGCCACCGTGCGCTCCGGCAGCACCGCCTCCAACGGGCTGGAGTTCGCCCAGCGCACCACCGCCAACACCTGGAACGTCACCGACACCGCCGCCGCGCCCAGCGCCGCCGGCACCGGGCGGGACGTCCACCTGGCCGTCGAGGTGCACGGCAACAAGGCCCGGTGGTTCTTCGACGGCGCCGAGGCGCTGCGCACCACCCGGGTGGCCCGCTCGGCCGACGGAGGGCTCGGGCTGGTGGTCAACGGGGCGCACGTATCCTTCGACGACGTGACGGTCACCCCATTGAGCGACAACGGCTACCTCCGCCCGCCGGGCGCCGCGCCCACGGTGATCGCGCACCGTGGCGCCTCCTCCGCCGCGCCGGAGAACACCATCGTGGCCAACGAGGTGGCCCGCCGGGCCGGCGCCGACCTGCTGGAGATCGACGTCCAGCCCAGCGCCGACGGCGTGCCCGTGGTGATCCACGACTCCACCGTCGACCGCACCACGGACGGCAGCGGCGCGGTGCGAAAGCTGACCGCCGCCCAGATCGGCGCGCTGGACGCCGGCTCCTGGTTCGCGCCGTCGTTCGCCGGCGAGGAGGTGCCGACGTTCGAGGCGGTGCTGGAGGACCTGCGGGCCCGCGGCGGTGACCTGCTGCTGGAGATCAAGGGGGCGCACAGCCGGGAGGAGGTCGCCACGCTGGTCGAGCTGATCCGCGCCTACGGCCTGACCGACCGGGTGTTCGTGCAGTCCTTCGAGGTCGCCGCCCTGCAGTACACCCGCGAGCTGGCGCCCGAGCTGCCGCTCGGCCTGCTGCGCTCCACGCTGGACGCGGACCCGGTGGCGATCAGCCGTCAGCTGGGCCTGTCCGCGTACAACCCGTCCGACGCGGCGCTCGCCACCCGCCCGGACGTGGTGGACGCGCTGCACGCGGCCGGGGTGGCCGTGATGGTGTGGACGGTGGACAGCCCGGCTCGCTGGGAGGCTCTGGACGCCGCCGGGGTGGACGGCATCATCACCAACCGGCCGGCCGAGCTGGTGGGGTGGAACGCCGCGCCGCGGGTCGAGGAGCCGGTGGCCGCCGAGCCGACCGTGCGACTGGCCGGGCTCGCCGACGGCACGGTGCTGGACCGGGCGCAGCGGGTGCGGGTGGACGCGCTGGCGACCGACGCCGAGGACGTCCGGATCACCGTGGACGGCGAGGAGGTGGCCGCCGGCACCGAGCTGGACCTGGCCACGATGGAGCGCGGGCAGCACGTGGTGGCGGCCACCGCCACCGGGGCGGGCGGCACGGCGACGGCGACGGCCTCGTTCACCCTGGAGGCGTCCGTCACCGGGTTGGTGCGGCTGGTGCTGGATGCGGAGGCGTCGGCCAAGGACACCGAGAAGATGATCGACATGATCGGTGCCGCCGACTACGACAAGCTCGCCGACTGGGCGGACAAGCACGCGGGCGCCGAACTGGACGCCGAGCTCGCCCGCCGACTGGCCGAGGAGGCGCGGGCGCTCGGCGAGGCCTGA
- a CDS encoding DUF397 domain-containing protein — MCEPSGLEWFKSSYSDDRGAECVEVAIAPSAVYARDSKDPGGPALAFSPAAWSAFVAFASKQ, encoded by the coding sequence GTGTGTGAGCCATCTGGGCTGGAGTGGTTCAAGTCGAGCTACAGCGACGATCGGGGGGCCGAGTGCGTCGAAGTGGCGATCGCGCCTTCGGCCGTGTACGCCCGGGACTCCAAGGACCCGGGCGGGCCCGCGCTGGCCTTCTCGCCGGCGGCCTGGTCGGCGTTCGTGGCCTTCGCATCCAAACAATGA
- the murJ gene encoding murein biosynthesis integral membrane protein MurJ: protein MTAAATARRVGTGLAGAALLMGVVTVFARLAGFLRQLVFNGTVGETNLGQVYSATNAVPNIVFEVVAGGALASVVVPLLAAPIARGVTDARARAEAGAIASALLTWSVTLLVPAAALACLAAGPIARFLLGDGGTDGGSGTATVPGAHELAVRMLLVFLPQIPLYGLAVVSGGILQAHGRFLPSSLAPLISSLGMAVAYSAYAATAGDATGDDLRALGRDAELVLTLGTTGGVLALALCTLLPLRSTGLRLRPTLRFPAGTAARAGRLAIAGVATLGAQQLAMLTVVKLSAQGTTGALVTYQNTWMVYLLPYAVLAVPIATSAFPRLSAHGAEGDTDAFARLAATTTRAVLLVGFAGAGLLAATALPVARVFDAAGAGDVGWQVMARALVAFAPGLVGYALIAHLGRALGALGRPGPAAVATVLGWAAVVAADLALVRVVPREWLVAALGLGNTVGMTVAGALLLRAVAVHSGRAALTGVVRAGAAGGLGAVCGGAAGWAVAAGAQRLLPGADGILTPLAVGLLAALVALAVCAAVALPLAGDQVRSALAGRAGLGRLGRLARPTRPGGGN from the coding sequence ATGACCGCGGCCGCCACGGCGCGGCGCGTCGGCACCGGACTCGCCGGGGCGGCGCTGCTCATGGGCGTCGTCACGGTCTTCGCCCGGCTCGCCGGGTTCCTGCGCCAGCTCGTCTTCAACGGCACCGTCGGCGAGACCAACCTCGGCCAGGTCTACTCGGCGACCAACGCCGTACCCAACATCGTCTTCGAGGTGGTCGCCGGCGGCGCCCTGGCCAGCGTCGTGGTGCCCCTGCTGGCCGCCCCGATCGCGCGCGGCGTCACCGACGCCCGCGCCCGCGCCGAGGCCGGCGCCATCGCCTCCGCCCTGCTCACCTGGTCGGTGACACTGCTGGTGCCGGCCGCCGCGCTGGCCTGCCTGGCCGCCGGCCCGATCGCCCGGTTCCTGCTCGGCGACGGCGGCACCGACGGCGGCAGCGGCACCGCCACCGTGCCCGGCGCCCACGAACTCGCCGTGCGGATGCTGCTGGTGTTCCTCCCGCAGATCCCGCTCTACGGCCTCGCCGTGGTCAGCGGCGGCATCCTCCAGGCACACGGCCGCTTCCTGCCCTCCTCGCTCGCCCCCCTGATCTCCAGCCTGGGCATGGCCGTCGCCTACTCCGCCTACGCCGCCACGGCCGGCGACGCCACCGGCGACGACCTGCGCGCCCTCGGCCGCGACGCCGAACTCGTCCTCACCCTCGGCACCACCGGCGGCGTGCTCGCCCTCGCCCTGTGCACGCTGCTGCCGCTGCGCTCCACCGGACTGCGGCTGCGCCCCACGCTGCGCTTCCCGGCCGGCACCGCGGCCAGGGCCGGCCGTCTCGCCATCGCCGGCGTCGCCACCCTCGGCGCGCAGCAGCTCGCCATGCTCACCGTGGTCAAGCTCTCCGCCCAGGGCACCACCGGCGCCCTGGTGACCTACCAGAACACCTGGATGGTCTACCTGCTGCCGTACGCGGTGCTCGCCGTGCCGATCGCCACCAGCGCCTTCCCCCGGCTCAGCGCCCACGGGGCCGAGGGCGACACCGACGCCTTCGCCCGGCTCGCGGCCACCACGACCCGGGCCGTGCTGCTGGTCGGCTTCGCCGGCGCCGGCCTGCTCGCGGCCACCGCGCTGCCGGTGGCCCGGGTCTTCGACGCGGCCGGCGCCGGCGACGTCGGCTGGCAGGTGATGGCCCGCGCCCTGGTCGCCTTCGCCCCCGGCCTGGTCGGCTACGCGCTGATCGCCCACCTCGGCCGCGCCCTCGGCGCCCTGGGCCGGCCGGGACCCGCCGCCGTCGCCACCGTGCTCGGCTGGGCGGCCGTGGTCGCCGCCGACCTGGCGCTGGTGCGGGTGGTCCCGCGGGAGTGGCTGGTGGCCGCGCTTGGCTTGGGCAACACCGTCGGCATGACCGTCGCCGGGGCGCTGCTGCTGCGCGCCGTCGCCGTGCACTCCGGGCGCGCCGCGCTCACCGGGGTGGTGCGGGCCGGCGCCGCCGGGGGTCTCGGCGCGGTCTGCGGCGGCGCCGCCGGCTGGGCCGTCGCGGCCGGCGCGCAGCGACTGCTGCCCGGCGCCGACGGCATCCTGACCCCGCTGGCCGTCGGCCTGCTCGCCGCACTGGTCGCCCTGGCGGTGTGCGCCGCCGTGGCGCTGCCGCTGGCCGGCGACCAGGTGCGTTCCGCCCTGGCCGGACGCGCCGGGCTCGGGCGGCTCGGGCGGCTGGCCCGCCCGACCCGGCCCGGAGGGGGGAACTGA
- a CDS encoding LamG domain-containing protein, translating to MGEVSLRATVRGLAAAVLGGVLVLPMAPGAAASVSDPVGGAGAGSGIDLAAVPPRQDSVPPTPSRTFPLDGTAGSTQIDSFGATYSAALHGGAQLGGEGVLGTGLHLDGVDDYAQAPGPFLDTSGSFSVSLWARLPEEPVDGVVVALAQGGTEGQTNAGFQIQYDSELGGWVFRRTTAPGADGQQVRAVQPVCPPEDTTCQDARLGEWTHIVGVSNAVSRQNRLYVNGELVSKVPFLTPWDARGPLHIGADWSAGEATNHFPGDLDEIGVYDYALSGAAIGELHAHRPVLDGHPVKAHWPLDEPSFLTSLTGRGATVTAPLSGDAVLFTPGVIRGALRLDGSGDWASAGRPVVNTANSFSVSLWARIPEERQAGELTALSQGGANRSGFQLYHSAELGGWVFLRGDADTTEAGDTRAAQRACPAGTADCAQAGLGEWTHVVGVYDRAAAVMRLYVDGSVVDEVPATSPAWSSSGEFRLGDVLVGSNRSGDFQGDLDDIQLFDRALTGLEAETLFAHRPRVTTHLPLNVATGTPAFTPDITGRGNDAVLHGDATFGRGYVGRGNAIVLDGDGDYASTESAPIDTTKSFSVSMWVTAPERPQQRAAVLSMPGEHDSAFTVRYVPHDTVPLDAGRWQLELGDEDAPEPDPTPTVVQHTNYQRNYRWNHLAVVYDAVAGQIRLFVDGSLMQVVCEDDDPADCTEWASWRAGVSSFAAQGGLQLGRTLTDGVWGEYWTGSIDDVWTFQGILPDSAVRQLANSGRDENSNTP from the coding sequence GTGGGAGAGGTTTCCTTGAGGGCCACGGTGCGGGGTCTCGCCGCAGCCGTTTTGGGCGGGGTGCTCGTCCTGCCCATGGCACCGGGCGCGGCGGCGTCCGTGTCCGACCCGGTCGGCGGAGCCGGCGCCGGGAGCGGCATCGACCTCGCGGCCGTGCCACCCCGGCAGGACTCCGTGCCGCCCACCCCGAGCCGCACCTTCCCGTTGGACGGGACGGCGGGGAGCACGCAGATCGACAGCTTCGGTGCCACATACTCGGCGGCGCTGCATGGCGGCGCCCAGCTCGGTGGTGAGGGCGTGCTGGGAACCGGGCTGCACCTGGACGGCGTGGACGACTACGCGCAGGCGCCGGGCCCGTTCCTGGACACCTCGGGCAGCTTCAGCGTGTCGCTGTGGGCGCGCCTGCCGGAGGAGCCCGTGGACGGCGTCGTCGTCGCCCTCGCGCAGGGCGGGACGGAGGGCCAGACCAACGCCGGTTTCCAGATCCAGTACGACTCCGAACTCGGTGGGTGGGTGTTCCGCCGCACCACCGCGCCCGGCGCGGATGGTCAGCAGGTGCGTGCCGTCCAGCCGGTCTGCCCGCCTGAGGACACCACTTGCCAGGACGCCCGCCTGGGTGAGTGGACGCACATCGTGGGTGTGAGCAACGCGGTGAGTCGGCAGAACCGCCTCTACGTCAATGGGGAACTCGTCTCCAAGGTGCCCTTCCTCACCCCCTGGGACGCCCGTGGCCCGCTGCACATCGGCGCCGACTGGTCCGCCGGCGAGGCGACCAACCACTTCCCGGGCGACCTGGACGAGATCGGCGTCTACGACTACGCGCTCTCCGGCGCCGCCATCGGCGAACTGCATGCCCACCGGCCCGTCCTCGACGGACACCCGGTCAAGGCGCACTGGCCGCTGGATGAACCGTCGTTCCTCACGTCCCTGACAGGCCGAGGCGCGACGGTGACAGCCCCCTTGTCCGGTGACGCCGTTCTCTTCACTCCCGGTGTCATCAGGGGCGCGCTGCGCCTCGACGGCAGTGGCGACTGGGCTTCCGCCGGTCGCCCGGTGGTCAACACCGCCAACAGCTTCTCCGTCTCGCTGTGGGCCCGGATTCCCGAGGAGCGGCAGGCTGGGGAGCTGACCGCGCTCTCCCAGGGCGGCGCCAACCGAAGCGGATTCCAGCTGTACCACTCGGCTGAACTGGGCGGCTGGGTGTTCCTCCGGGGCGACGCGGACACCACCGAGGCCGGAGACACCCGGGCCGCGCAGCGGGCCTGCCCCGCTGGAACGGCCGACTGCGCGCAGGCCGGGCTCGGGGAATGGACCCACGTGGTGGGGGTGTACGACCGGGCAGCGGCCGTGATGCGGCTGTACGTCGACGGCAGCGTGGTGGACGAGGTGCCGGCCACCTCCCCGGCCTGGTCCTCCTCCGGGGAGTTCCGGCTCGGTGACGTCCTGGTCGGGTCGAACCGCAGCGGGGACTTCCAGGGCGACCTGGACGACATCCAGCTCTTCGACCGGGCACTGACCGGACTGGAGGCTGAGACGCTCTTCGCCCATCGTCCCAGGGTCACCACCCACCTTCCGCTGAACGTCGCCACCGGAACCCCCGCGTTCACCCCCGACATCACCGGCCGGGGGAATGACGCCGTGCTGCACGGTGACGCGACGTTCGGTCGGGGCTACGTGGGACGAGGCAACGCGATCGTGCTGGACGGCGACGGCGACTACGCCTCGACCGAATCGGCGCCGATCGACACCACGAAGAGCTTCTCCGTCTCGATGTGGGTCACCGCGCCGGAGCGACCGCAGCAACGGGCCGCCGTGCTCTCGATGCCCGGTGAACACGACAGCGCCTTCACCGTCCGCTACGTGCCCCATGACACCGTCCCGCTGGACGCCGGGCGCTGGCAGCTGGAGCTGGGCGACGAGGACGCCCCCGAGCCTGATCCGACGCCGACGGTGGTGCAGCACACCAACTACCAGAGGAATTACAGGTGGAACCACCTTGCCGTGGTCTATGACGCCGTGGCGGGCCAGATCCGGCTGTTCGTCGACGGCAGCCTCATGCAGGTGGTCTGCGAGGATGACGATCCCGCCGACTGCACCGAATGGGCTTCCTGGCGTGCTGGCGTCAGCTCCTTCGCGGCGCAGGGCGGTCTCCAGCTCGGCCGGACGCTGACCGACGGGGTCTGGGGCGAGTACTGGACCGGCAGCATCGACGACGTGTGGACCTTCCAGGGGATCCTTCCGGACTCCGCGGTCCGGCAGCTGGCCAACTCCGGACGTGACGAGAACAGCAACACTCCCTGA
- a CDS encoding glycosyltransferase family 4 protein, which yields MAHWTQAGVGGGHPRAAGRSSSRDTRTGPLRAVLVLAGSTGGIGTHVRSLAEGLSARGVTVTVCGPRATQQRFDFTGAGASFTAVELGGGRRGTGDVAVLRELRRAFAGADVVHAHGLQAGLLAGLARRGTPAVPLVLTLHNALLAGGAKGAVLRMAERRAVRGADIVLGASSDLVTGARAAGARDARLAPVAAPPLPPASRVRSQVRAELGLDRPGQEERPLVVAVGRLAAQKDYPTLLDASRAWRSLDPRPLLAIAGDGPLREELQERIDADALPARLLGHRDDVADLLTAADLVVLTSRWEARALVAQEALRAGVPLVATAVGGIPELVGEAAALVPPGDAEAVGQEVAALLADPRRRQRLAEAGLEQAESWPDQNDTVVQVLSVYDEVRATLA from the coding sequence ATGGCGCACTGGACGCAGGCCGGGGTGGGCGGCGGACACCCTCGCGCCGCCGGCCGGAGCAGCAGCCGGGACACCCGCACCGGGCCGCTGCGCGCCGTGCTGGTGCTGGCCGGCAGCACCGGCGGCATCGGCACGCACGTCCGCTCGCTGGCCGAGGGCCTGTCCGCCCGTGGCGTGACGGTCACCGTCTGCGGGCCGCGCGCCACCCAGCAGCGCTTCGACTTCACTGGCGCCGGCGCCTCCTTCACCGCCGTCGAACTCGGCGGCGGCCGGCGCGGCACGGGCGACGTGGCGGTGCTGCGGGAACTGCGCCGCGCCTTCGCCGGGGCCGACGTGGTGCACGCCCACGGCCTCCAGGCCGGGCTGCTGGCCGGCCTGGCCCGCCGCGGCACGCCGGCCGTCCCGCTGGTGCTGACCCTGCACAACGCGCTGCTGGCCGGCGGGGCGAAGGGCGCGGTGCTGCGGATGGCCGAGCGGCGCGCCGTGCGCGGCGCCGACATCGTGCTCGGCGCCTCCTCCGACCTGGTGACCGGCGCCCGCGCGGCCGGCGCCCGGGACGCCCGGCTGGCGCCCGTCGCCGCCCCGCCCCTGCCGCCGGCATCCCGGGTGCGCTCCCAGGTGCGGGCCGAGCTGGGGCTGGACCGCCCCGGCCAGGAGGAGCGTCCGCTGGTCGTCGCGGTGGGCCGGCTCGCCGCGCAGAAGGACTACCCGACGCTGCTGGACGCCTCCCGCGCCTGGCGCAGCCTCGACCCCCGCCCGCTGCTGGCGATCGCCGGGGACGGCCCGCTGCGCGAGGAGCTCCAGGAGCGGATCGACGCCGACGCGCTGCCGGCGCGGCTGCTCGGCCACCGCGACGACGTGGCCGACCTGCTGACCGCCGCCGACCTGGTCGTGCTGACCAGCCGCTGGGAGGCCCGCGCCCTGGTGGCCCAGGAGGCGCTGCGGGCGGGCGTCCCGCTGGTCGCCACCGCCGTGGGCGGGATCCCGGAACTGGTCGGCGAGGCCGCGGCGCTGGTGCCGCCGGGCGACGCCGAGGCCGTCGGCCAGGAGGTGGCCGCGCTGCTGGCCGACCCGCGCCGCCGGCAGCGGCTGGCCGAGGCCGGCCTGGAGCAGGCGGAGAGCTGGCCGGACCAGAACGACACGGTCGTGCAGGTGCTCAGCGTCTACGACGAGGTCCGCGCCACCCTGGCCTGA
- a CDS encoding SRPBCC family protein, with product MAREFEIRREVVLPASPEAVFEAVTTGTAAWLFPEEGDATTGPTAPGVLAWEPGRRYAVREEGEDGWFNALEFLIEGREGGTAVLRYVHSGVFTDDWDTQYDATGKHTDFYLHTLGQYLRHFPGRPATYLDLASPEAAADPGAFEVLLRELGLKEDAAAGQRLRLEIPGLPAKEAEVDYRTPYFLGLRTDDGLYRFFGRNAFGWRVGVSMHLFADDVDAEATRRAWQSWFDGVYAPAGR from the coding sequence ATGGCCAGGGAATTCGAGATCCGCCGCGAGGTCGTCCTGCCCGCCAGCCCCGAGGCGGTCTTCGAGGCCGTCACCACGGGCACCGCGGCCTGGCTGTTCCCCGAGGAGGGCGACGCGACCACCGGGCCGACCGCCCCCGGGGTCCTCGCCTGGGAGCCGGGCCGGCGCTACGCGGTCCGCGAGGAGGGCGAGGACGGCTGGTTCAACGCGCTGGAGTTCCTCATCGAGGGCCGCGAGGGCGGCACCGCCGTGCTGCGCTACGTGCACAGCGGCGTGTTCACCGACGACTGGGACACCCAGTACGACGCCACCGGAAAGCACACCGACTTCTACCTGCACACCCTCGGCCAGTACCTGCGCCACTTCCCCGGGCGCCCGGCCACCTACCTCGACCTGGCCTCCCCGGAGGCCGCGGCCGACCCCGGCGCGTTCGAGGTCCTGCTGCGCGAGCTGGGCCTGAAGGAGGACGCGGCCGCCGGCCAGCGGCTCCGTCTGGAGATCCCCGGCCTGCCCGCGAAGGAGGCCGAGGTGGACTACCGCACCCCCTACTTCCTGGGCCTGCGCACCGACGACGGGCTGTACCGCTTCTTCGGCCGGAACGCCTTCGGCTGGCGGGTGGGGGTCTCGATGCACCTGTTCGCCGACGACGTCGACGCCGAGGCGACCCGGCGAGCCTGGCAGTCCTGGTTCGACGGGGTGTACGCCCCGGCCGGCCGCTGA
- a CDS encoding helix-turn-helix domain-containing protein: MKQDDSTVLVRCVGAQVRMLREAAGMTRAQLGRLVDYSEHQVKSVEIGQRIPSDQFIDKADEVLGAKGLLTAFLPYLTEVRYPKFFAKFPVLEAKALSVHSYQAMLIPGLLQTEEYARALFRTAFPPPSDDVIEKRVTARLDRQEILKRQPPPLLGYVIEESALRRPVGGVGVLKRQLRRLLECASMRNVSIQVMPTVQENHAGLNGPMVLLELPDQELVYIESQADGIFISDRAKVRAMNQRYGILRAQALSPGESATFIEKWMGEL; this comes from the coding sequence ATGAAGCAGGACGACTCCACGGTCCTGGTGCGATGCGTGGGAGCGCAGGTGCGCATGCTGCGCGAGGCGGCCGGAATGACACGAGCTCAGCTCGGCAGACTCGTGGACTACTCTGAGCATCAGGTCAAGTCGGTCGAGATCGGCCAACGCATTCCGAGCGATCAGTTCATCGATAAGGCGGACGAGGTGCTGGGAGCGAAAGGACTCCTCACCGCGTTTCTCCCCTACCTGACGGAGGTGCGCTATCCCAAGTTCTTCGCGAAGTTCCCCGTCCTGGAGGCGAAGGCGCTCAGTGTGCACTCCTACCAAGCGATGCTGATCCCGGGCCTGCTCCAGACGGAGGAGTACGCCCGGGCGCTCTTCCGGACCGCCTTCCCGCCGCCGAGTGACGACGTGATCGAGAAGAGAGTCACCGCACGCCTGGACAGGCAGGAGATCCTGAAGCGCCAGCCGCCCCCTTTGCTGGGCTACGTGATCGAGGAGTCCGCGCTCCGCAGGCCCGTCGGCGGAGTCGGGGTGCTGAAGAGGCAGTTGCGTCGCCTGCTGGAGTGCGCAAGCATGCGGAACGTCTCCATTCAGGTGATGCCGACCGTGCAGGAAAACCATGCCGGCCTCAACGGCCCCATGGTTCTCCTGGAATTGCCGGATCAGGAGTTGGTCTACATCGAGAGCCAGGCCGACGGAATCTTCATTTCAGACAGAGCCAAGGTGCGTGCGATGAACCAGAGGTACGGGATCCTGCGGGCGCAGGCCCTCTCTCCGGGTGAGTCGGCGACCTTCATCGAGAAATGGATGGGAGAGCTGTGA